From Antedon mediterranea chromosome 9, ecAntMedi1.1, whole genome shotgun sequence, a single genomic window includes:
- the LOC140059506 gene encoding uncharacterized protein produces the protein MLKIIYGIAIDPLRPDAITCSDPEIGVRLQEYTRALLVLDNSCVEVNDAEAEVIDNDVESEYMAALNLIRSLFSMDRIHCLPPLKEASDVKGQFSDTMSRLEVGSIHSRVV, from the coding sequence ATGTTGAAGATCATTTACGGTATTGCCATTGATCCTCTTCGACCAGATGCCATCACTTGCTCGGACCCAGAGATTGGTGTCAGGCTTCAGGAATACACAAGAGCACTCCTTGTGCTGGATAACAGTTGTGTTGAGGTCAATGATGCAGAAGCAGAGGTCATTGACAATGACGTGGAATCAGAATACATGGCAGCACTGAATCTCATCAGAAGCCTCTTTTCGATGGATAGAATTCATTGTTTACCACCCTTGAAGGAAGCCTcagatgtcaaaggtcaattttCTGACACGATGTCAAGACTAGAAGTTGGTAGCATCCACTCAAGAGTTGTCTAG